A window of the Eubalaena glacialis isolate mEubGla1 chromosome 9, mEubGla1.1.hap2.+ XY, whole genome shotgun sequence genome harbors these coding sequences:
- the POLR1E gene encoding DNA-directed RNA polymerase I subunit RPA49 isoform X3: protein MTAEVLPSARWLYCGEPDESQRALLVQFSNGKLQDPGNMRFTLYKSNDSTNPRKRSQRILAAETDRLSYVGNNFGTGALKCNTLCRHFVGILNKTSGQMEVYDAELFNMQPLFSDESVQSESTLESHTKSFREKMDSCIEAFGTTKQKRALNSRRMNKVGSESLNSAVAKAAESIIDTKGVTALVSDAIHDDLQDDSLYLPPCHADAAKPEDVYKFEDLLSPAEYDALQSPSEAFRNVTSEEILKMIEENSHCSFVIEALKSLPSSEESRDRQARCIWFLDTLIRFRAQKVIKRKSALGPGIPHIINTKLLKQFTCLIYNNGRLYEGKDHRLCDHTGFAHKRLPD from the exons ATGACGGCGGAGGTGTTGCCGAGTGCCAGGTGGCTGTACTGTGGAGAGCCCGACGAGAGCCAGAGAGCTCTACTGG TCCAGTTCTCCAACGGGAAGCTACAGGATCCAGGCAACATGCGCTTTACCTTGTACAAGAGCAATGACTCCACAAACCCCAGAAAGAGGAGTCAGCGGATCCTG GCAGCTGAAACAGACAGACTTTCCTATGTGGGAAACAATTTTGGGACTGGAGCCCTGAAATGCAACACTCTCTGCAG GCACTTTGTGGGAATTTTGAACAAGACCTCTGGCCAAATGGAAGTATATGATGCTGAATTGTTCAATATGCAGCCGCTGTTTTCCG aTGAATCAGTTCAGAGTGAATCGACACTAGAGAGTCACACCAAATCTTTTAGAGAAAAG ATGGATTCTTGCATTGAAGCCTTTGGTACCACCAAACAGAAGCGGGCTCTGAACTCCAGGAGAATGAACAAAGTTGGCAGTGAATCTTTGAATAGTGCAGTGGCTAAAGCTGCAGAGAGTATAATTGATACAAAGGGTGTGACTG CCCTGGTCAGTGACGCCATCCACGATGACTTGCAGGATGACTCCCTCTACCTCCCTCCCTGCCACGCTGATGCAGCCAAGCCTGAAGACGTGTATAAATTTGAAGACC TTCTTTCCCCTGCGGAGTATGACGCTCTTCAGAGCCCATCTGAAGCTTTCAGGAATGTCACCTCAGAAGAAATACTGAAGATGATTGAAGAGAACAG TCactgctcctttgtcatagaagCGTTGAAGTCTTTGCCATCAAGTGAAGAGAGCCGAGACCGCCAGGCCCGGTGCATATGGTTTCTGGACACTCTCATCAGATTTCGAGCACAGAAAGTGATTAAGCGGAAAA GTGCCCTGGGACCTGGAATTCCCCACATCATTAACACCAAACTGCTGAAGCAGTTTACCTGCTTGATCTACAACAATGGCAG ACTCTATGAAGGCAAAGATCACCGCCTATGTGATCATACTGGCTTTGCACATAAACGGCTTCCAGATTGA